The Microbacterium horticulturae genome has a window encoding:
- a CDS encoding ABC transporter substrate-binding protein, translating to MSQHHRSRVVRTGLVAAAAAGALILAGCSGAGDDNAASTGFTLSYAVTNSAVVAPYKALAEAYMKENPDVKITLNEVPNDSYGQTLTTQLNAGNASDAFQTAPGVGQTYSTVTLAKAGLLEPLADSATKVIPSGSESQFEVEGDTFGVALGLTFVGSVLNATTAKSAGFTYPTDWDGLISSCKDVAAKGKSLFVLAGSMPPNTGLMAMSISATRVYADDPTWNEERAADKTTFASSQGWKDTLEDIVDMNKAGCFQKGVQGAGFDSITSNMLQGSSLAAFVPSGSASDLKQNAKDQEFQIQAIPPAAGGEAFGIAGADYALSISKKSKNKAAAQKFADWVATADGQKVFADAAGSLPVGQDLSDTPFAPVADIVDKGDFVPLPNASWPNAAVYDALGSGVQGLLTGQKTVDQVLADMDKAWG from the coding sequence ATGTCACAGCATCACCGCTCCCGCGTGGTTCGCACCGGCCTCGTCGCCGCTGCGGCCGCAGGCGCACTCATCCTCGCCGGATGTTCCGGCGCCGGGGACGACAACGCAGCATCCACCGGGTTCACGCTCTCATACGCTGTCACCAACAGTGCCGTCGTCGCGCCGTACAAGGCCCTCGCCGAGGCGTATATGAAGGAGAATCCCGACGTCAAGATCACCCTCAACGAGGTGCCGAACGATTCTTACGGGCAGACGCTGACGACGCAGCTGAATGCGGGCAACGCGTCCGATGCGTTCCAGACGGCGCCGGGCGTGGGGCAGACCTACAGCACCGTGACACTGGCCAAGGCGGGTCTGCTCGAGCCGCTCGCCGACAGCGCGACCAAGGTCATTCCGAGCGGATCCGAGTCGCAGTTCGAGGTCGAGGGTGACACCTTCGGCGTCGCCCTCGGGCTCACCTTCGTCGGTTCGGTACTCAACGCCACGACCGCGAAGTCGGCCGGATTCACGTACCCGACGGACTGGGACGGGCTCATCTCCTCCTGCAAGGATGTCGCAGCGAAGGGCAAGTCGCTCTTCGTCCTCGCCGGCTCCATGCCGCCGAACACCGGCCTCATGGCGATGTCGATCTCGGCGACGCGCGTCTACGCCGATGACCCGACCTGGAACGAGGAGCGTGCGGCCGACAAGACGACGTTCGCGTCGTCGCAGGGCTGGAAGGACACCCTCGAGGACATCGTCGACATGAACAAGGCGGGCTGTTTCCAGAAGGGCGTCCAGGGGGCCGGCTTCGACTCCATCACCTCGAACATGCTCCAGGGTTCGTCGCTCGCCGCGTTCGTGCCGAGCGGATCGGCCTCTGACCTGAAGCAGAACGCGAAGGATCAGGAGTTCCAGATCCAGGCGATCCCGCCGGCGGCCGGGGGCGAAGCGTTCGGCATCGCCGGAGCCGACTATGCGCTGTCGATCTCGAAGAAGTCGAAGAACAAGGCTGCGGCACAGAAATTCGCCGACTGGGTGGCCACGGCCGACGGGCAGAAGGTGTTCGCCGACGCGGCGGGCTCACTCCCGGTGGGACAAGACCTGTCCGATACGCCGTTCGCGCCCGTCGCGGACATCGTCGACAAGGGCGACTTCGTCCCGCTGCCGAACGCGAGCTGGCCGAACGCCGCGGTGTACGACGCGCTCGGCAGCGGCGTCCAGGGCCTCCTCACGGGGCAGAAGACCGTCGATCAGGTGCTTGCCGACATGGACAAGGCCTGGGGATAA
- a CDS encoding LysR family transcriptional regulator — protein sequence MADDALLSRLDLNLLVSLDALLIERSVTRAAERLHLSQPALSASLARLRAHFGDPILARRGNTYELTPFALRLIDHTATALEAARRVFESQATWEPAESTREFSIYGSDYGFTTLGRVVSELAAERAPGVRFRFMLHNPVVVEDAANRLRSVDGMVIPHGFLSDLSYADLWRDDWVAIVARDNAEVGDELSLAELAQMPWVMNYQTRSAFTSAERQVQQLGIEPHVEVVVESFLAMPYFIQGTKRVGIIQAALAPHAVRTEDVRVVGLPFEPTSLMNALWWHPAHSRDPEHTWMRDLFVEAGRIVASSLPGATG from the coding sequence GTGGCTGATGACGCGCTCCTTTCCCGACTTGATCTGAACCTGCTCGTTTCACTCGACGCGCTTCTCATCGAGCGCAGCGTCACACGTGCTGCCGAACGGCTTCATCTGAGCCAGCCGGCACTCAGCGCGTCGCTCGCCCGACTGCGCGCGCACTTCGGCGACCCGATTCTTGCGCGCCGTGGCAACACGTACGAGCTCACCCCCTTCGCTCTGCGACTCATCGATCACACGGCCACCGCCCTCGAGGCGGCCCGCAGGGTCTTTGAGAGCCAGGCCACATGGGAGCCCGCAGAATCGACGCGCGAGTTCTCGATCTACGGCTCCGACTACGGTTTCACGACGCTCGGCCGTGTCGTCTCCGAGCTCGCCGCAGAGCGGGCGCCCGGGGTGCGCTTCCGGTTCATGCTGCACAACCCCGTGGTCGTCGAGGACGCAGCCAATCGGCTGCGCTCCGTGGACGGGATGGTCATCCCCCACGGCTTCCTCTCCGACCTGTCGTATGCGGACCTGTGGCGCGACGATTGGGTCGCCATCGTCGCCCGCGACAACGCCGAGGTGGGCGACGAACTGTCTCTGGCCGAGCTCGCGCAGATGCCGTGGGTCATGAACTACCAGACGCGTTCGGCGTTCACCTCCGCCGAGCGGCAGGTGCAGCAACTCGGCATCGAGCCGCACGTCGAGGTCGTGGTGGAGAGCTTCTTGGCGATGCCCTACTTCATCCAGGGAACCAAGCGCGTCGGCATCATCCAGGCGGCACTCGCCCCGCACGCGGTGCGCACCGAGGACGTCCGCGTTGTCGGGCTGCCCTTCGAACCCACGTCGCTCATGAACGCCCTGTGGTGGCACCCCGCGCACAGCCGGGACCCCGAGCACACCTGGATGCGCGATCTGTTCGTCGAAGCCGGCAGAATCGTCGCTTCGAGCCTGCCGGGCGCCACCGGCTGA
- a CDS encoding C-glycoside deglycosidase beta subunit domain-containing protein, producing MPNGLIAEDSLRIHPEGFAISLTIPWYRSLWLSSVTTIRLSIDGEDVPEDDLTFELAGTRYALSELPGQSEVLWYLQEHPLLIVRREAPLSLGEQHDITIHGELRLPYMQIAPGENGGPGIYVPNIVHQQLTLTATDHDAPAPALVSDVTPPPPASEDDPFRLGLTLYSASAEFRAGWFDFDGLLDRVAELGIGPGIEIVASQVLPTYPHVSDDFVRTWRAAFDRHGFNESSFGANLDMGRRRDRDMTPDEEFEFSKLMFEGAKKLGFPLVRIQSAKPDLLRRLLPVAEDLDLKLAYEIHAPMGPNAPEILRVRETYADLDSPLLGFVTDFSATMHAMSPTMLRALQRAGLDDEALGTLQRIWATDATMRDRQEEFIGYLRGRGFEPGRLGSFAHLAFNMHGHVDPHEWADIMPQILHVHAKFYDIDENGQEPAIDYPELVRVFVDGGYRGYWSSEWEGHAFAELGEVDPLLLVRKQHDLIRSAMRSVGQPA from the coding sequence ATGCCCAACGGACTCATCGCTGAAGACAGTCTGCGCATCCACCCCGAAGGGTTCGCGATCTCACTCACCATCCCGTGGTACCGCAGCCTGTGGCTGTCGTCGGTCACGACGATCCGGTTGAGCATCGACGGTGAGGACGTGCCGGAGGATGACCTCACTTTCGAGCTCGCCGGTACGCGCTATGCACTCAGTGAGCTGCCCGGGCAGAGCGAGGTGCTCTGGTATCTGCAGGAGCACCCGCTGTTGATCGTCCGTCGTGAGGCGCCGCTCTCGCTCGGTGAGCAGCACGACATCACGATCCATGGCGAACTCCGCCTGCCGTACATGCAGATTGCCCCGGGTGAGAACGGCGGCCCGGGCATCTACGTGCCCAACATCGTGCACCAACAGCTCACTCTCACCGCGACCGATCACGATGCGCCGGCGCCGGCGCTCGTGTCGGATGTCACACCCCCGCCGCCCGCGTCCGAGGACGATCCGTTCCGGCTCGGGCTGACGCTGTACTCGGCCAGTGCCGAGTTCCGCGCCGGCTGGTTCGACTTCGACGGCCTGCTCGACCGCGTCGCCGAACTGGGAATCGGTCCTGGCATCGAGATCGTGGCATCCCAAGTCCTGCCGACCTACCCGCACGTGTCGGACGACTTCGTGCGCACCTGGCGCGCCGCCTTCGACCGCCATGGCTTCAATGAGAGCTCGTTCGGAGCGAATCTCGACATGGGGCGTCGTCGCGATCGCGACATGACGCCCGATGAGGAGTTCGAGTTCTCGAAGCTCATGTTCGAGGGCGCGAAGAAGCTCGGGTTCCCCCTGGTGCGCATCCAGTCGGCCAAGCCCGACCTTCTGCGACGGCTGCTGCCGGTCGCAGAAGACCTGGACTTGAAGCTCGCCTATGAGATCCACGCGCCCATGGGGCCCAACGCGCCGGAGATCCTGCGCGTGCGCGAGACCTACGCCGATCTCGACTCGCCGCTGCTCGGCTTCGTCACCGACTTCTCCGCGACGATGCACGCTATGTCGCCGACCATGCTCCGGGCCCTGCAACGGGCCGGTCTCGACGATGAAGCGCTCGGGACCCTGCAGCGCATCTGGGCGACGGATGCCACCATGCGCGACCGGCAGGAGGAGTTCATCGGCTACCTGCGCGGACGTGGCTTCGAACCGGGCCGCCTGGGATCGTTCGCCCACCTCGCCTTCAACATGCACGGTCACGTCGATCCGCACGAGTGGGCCGACATCATGCCGCAGATCCTGCATGTGCATGCGAAGTTCTACGACATCGACGAGAACGGCCAGGAGCCGGCCATCGACTATCCGGAGCTGGTGCGCGTGTTCGTCGACGGCGGGTACCGCGGGTACTGGTCGAGCGAATGGGAGGGGCACGCCTTCGCCGAGCTCGGCGAGGTGGACCCGCTGCTGCTCGTGCGCAAGCAGCACGACCTCATCCGCTCGGCGATGCGTTCCGTGGGTCAGCCGGCCTGA
- a CDS encoding flavin reductase family protein, with the protein MITVAEIDAEHLRTVMSHFATGVVVITGIDEVGEPAGMTAQSFVSLSLDPPLVMVSPARDSKSWGRIAAGGRFAINVLGGHQHELSSRFAQHRDDKFSGVRWLPGQLGLPLLDGAIAHIECEIADVFPGGDHYIAVGHVRTLNSVVDDPEPLLFFRAGYRSLDRKGR; encoded by the coding sequence ATGATCACCGTGGCAGAGATTGACGCCGAGCATCTCCGAACGGTGATGTCCCACTTTGCGACCGGCGTCGTGGTCATCACCGGCATCGACGAGGTGGGCGAGCCGGCGGGCATGACCGCCCAGTCATTCGTTTCGCTGTCACTGGACCCACCGCTGGTGATGGTCAGCCCCGCGCGCGATTCGAAGAGCTGGGGGCGCATCGCGGCCGGCGGCCGGTTCGCCATCAATGTTCTCGGTGGACACCAGCATGAGCTCAGCAGTCGTTTCGCCCAGCACAGGGACGACAAGTTCTCCGGCGTCAGGTGGCTTCCCGGGCAGCTCGGTCTTCCCCTGCTCGACGGGGCCATCGCCCACATCGAGTGCGAGATCGCCGACGTATTCCCGGGCGGCGATCACTACATCGCCGTGGGGCACGTGCGCACCCTCAACTCCGTCGTTGACGACCCAGAACCGCTGCTGTTCTTCAGAGCAGGTTATCGCTCCCTCGATCGCAAGGGGCGGTGA
- a CDS encoding amidohydrolase family protein: MRIDVHAHYWARSYIDLLVAAGRRDLAFAGQENDLGERLAEMDRLGVDVQLFSAVGLNTEVEDAAASLAATQHINDLYATIAIQSGGRFGGFASLPLPHVDAAIAEADRAIDELGLAGIALPCLVGGVPIDDAAYAPLWEHLGRKPRSVAVYVHPVGTDSNAHPGLEQFGLNMLLGSTTQIAMAALRVGLSGITTRHPNISFIFALCGGTLPYLWQRYERNLHRGLDMSAVKAVGAGLFAWMDELPFERDDPMGLFRRNTYFDTSVQDIPAALRLTKQALGVERILLGSDAIFASLTEAVEMVQGCADLTDDDKHRILDVNAQELLRLPIPEGR; encoded by the coding sequence ATGAGGATCGACGTGCACGCGCACTACTGGGCGCGCTCGTACATTGATCTGCTCGTCGCCGCAGGTCGTCGCGACCTCGCGTTCGCCGGACAGGAGAACGATCTCGGCGAACGGCTCGCCGAAATGGATCGGCTCGGTGTAGACGTACAGCTCTTCTCTGCCGTCGGATTGAACACCGAGGTTGAAGACGCCGCGGCATCCCTCGCCGCCACCCAGCACATCAACGACCTATACGCGACGATAGCTATTCAGTCCGGCGGTCGGTTTGGGGGCTTCGCGTCGCTGCCGCTACCGCATGTCGACGCCGCGATCGCTGAGGCCGACCGTGCCATCGACGAGCTCGGGCTCGCGGGCATCGCGCTGCCGTGCTTGGTTGGCGGTGTGCCGATCGACGACGCGGCGTACGCGCCGCTGTGGGAACACCTCGGGCGCAAGCCTCGCTCGGTCGCCGTCTATGTTCACCCGGTCGGGACCGACTCGAACGCACATCCGGGGCTCGAGCAGTTCGGTCTCAACATGTTGCTGGGCTCGACCACTCAGATCGCCATGGCGGCACTGCGGGTGGGTCTCTCGGGCATCACGACGCGACATCCCAACATCTCCTTCATCTTCGCTCTGTGCGGCGGAACACTGCCGTACCTCTGGCAGCGGTACGAGCGGAACCTGCATCGCGGACTGGACATGTCGGCGGTCAAAGCCGTCGGTGCCGGCCTGTTCGCGTGGATGGATGAGCTGCCCTTCGAGCGCGACGACCCAATGGGCCTGTTCCGGCGCAACACCTACTTCGACACCTCAGTGCAGGACATACCCGCGGCGCTGCGTCTGACGAAGCAGGCGCTCGGAGTCGAGCGGATCCTGCTCGGTTCCGACGCCATCTTCGCCAGCCTCACCGAGGCCGTCGAGATGGTGCAGGGCTGCGCCGATCTCACCGATGACGACAAGCACCGCATCCTCGACGTGAACGCACAAGAACTGCTGCGCCTGCCCATTCCGGAGGGACGATGA
- a CDS encoding TetR/AcrR family transcriptional regulator yields the protein MARPRRGHELAAETVIDAAAEVFAANGFSASTLDQVAERLGVTRQSVLGRFPSKRDLFRAVLDRDRHWADQMLIAAASIDDASPFASLIRFLGLGEEGRARIRLQHVLQGEAIAGDADTRAFILERNRVIHDQIFQRAQRADALGILAPGWTVASSATAIMALINGLQTLILLDPDAPVKDAFDRAMAGFILKGEEE from the coding sequence ATGGCCCGGCCGCGCCGCGGCCACGAACTCGCAGCCGAGACGGTGATCGATGCGGCAGCTGAGGTGTTCGCCGCGAACGGATTCTCGGCATCGACGCTAGACCAGGTCGCCGAGCGGCTTGGCGTGACCCGACAGTCCGTGCTCGGACGGTTTCCCAGCAAACGGGACCTGTTCCGTGCCGTGCTCGACCGCGACCGTCACTGGGCCGATCAAATGCTCATTGCGGCGGCATCCATCGACGACGCTTCGCCGTTCGCCTCGCTGATCCGGTTCCTCGGACTCGGAGAAGAGGGGCGGGCGCGCATTCGGCTGCAGCACGTGCTGCAAGGGGAGGCAATCGCCGGCGACGCAGACACCCGGGCGTTCATTCTCGAGCGTAACCGCGTCATCCATGACCAGATCTTCCAGCGTGCGCAGCGCGCCGATGCACTGGGCATCCTCGCGCCGGGATGGACCGTCGCCTCGTCCGCGACGGCGATCATGGCGCTCATCAACGGACTGCAGACGTTGATTCTGCTCGATCCCGACGCTCCGGTGAAGGATGCCTTCGACCGTGCGATGGCGGGGTTCATTCTGAAGGGAGAAGAAGAATGA
- a CDS encoding LLM class flavin-dependent oxidoreductase, producing MHLSVFMGPISLGPTFDKAMIDLCIDEAIACADAGYAMVTFGEQHLNDYEPYANPFLMGARLAPHLGDTWFGTTVVPLVFHHPLRVAEDSNVIDLLTRGRFIMGLSSGRGGPVPDFRVWDLPMERKDEIFNAKLDDVNRIHALRTGDAPLQLGSEWDHGELAGRMMPASWRVRGPLKAIGTNTDVKIDGVARRGYPLFLGPCLPEAAAEKLARHRAAMEEAGIPEQQRREAARLSLVTRHVFCGRTEERAWEIAEALAGRNPMMDRSVDRRSLRELSKADLTGDPAPRNSRHVQEWMAGGTPDQLIETFRGYAAAGVEHVNIRFTAGTADPALVAESYELFTREVLPNIGHELFPALRDDEVDPLHLAKGVA from the coding sequence ATGCATCTTTCCGTTTTTATGGGGCCCATCTCGCTCGGACCCACGTTCGACAAAGCGATGATCGATCTGTGCATCGACGAGGCCATCGCCTGCGCCGATGCCGGCTACGCGATGGTGACGTTCGGCGAGCAGCACCTCAACGACTACGAGCCGTATGCCAACCCGTTCCTCATGGGTGCACGCCTGGCACCGCACCTGGGTGACACCTGGTTCGGCACGACCGTCGTCCCGCTCGTGTTCCACCATCCCCTGCGTGTGGCAGAAGACTCGAACGTCATCGATCTGCTCACTCGCGGCCGCTTCATCATGGGGTTGAGCTCGGGCCGCGGCGGCCCCGTGCCGGATTTCCGGGTGTGGGACCTGCCGATGGAGCGTAAGGATGAGATCTTCAACGCCAAGCTCGACGACGTGAATCGCATCCATGCGCTACGTACGGGGGATGCTCCGCTCCAGCTGGGTTCGGAGTGGGACCACGGCGAGCTGGCCGGGCGGATGATGCCGGCCTCATGGCGCGTCCGCGGACCTCTCAAGGCGATCGGCACGAACACCGATGTCAAGATCGACGGCGTCGCGCGCCGGGGCTACCCGCTGTTCCTCGGCCCCTGCTTGCCCGAGGCGGCGGCCGAGAAGCTCGCCCGGCATCGCGCCGCGATGGAAGAGGCCGGCATTCCTGAGCAGCAGCGGAGAGAAGCCGCCCGCCTGTCGCTGGTGACCCGTCACGTGTTCTGCGGCCGCACGGAGGAGCGCGCGTGGGAGATCGCCGAGGCACTGGCCGGCCGCAACCCGATGATGGACCGCTCCGTCGACAGGCGCAGTCTGCGCGAGCTGTCGAAGGCGGATCTGACAGGCGACCCGGCTCCGCGGAACTCTCGACACGTGCAGGAGTGGATGGCCGGAGGAACCCCCGACCAGCTCATCGAGACGTTCCGAGGGTATGCGGCCGCGGGAGTCGAACATGTCAACATTCGGTTCACCGCGGGAACCGCCGACCCGGCCTTGGTTGCCGAGTCGTACGAGCTGTTCACCCGGGAAGTGCTGCCCAACATCGGCCACGAGTTGTTCCCTGCGCTGCGCGATGACGAGGTCGACCCGCTGCATCTGGCGAAAGGGGTCGCCTGA